Proteins encoded by one window of Nicotiana tabacum cultivar K326 chromosome 10, ASM71507v2, whole genome shotgun sequence:
- the LOC107823760 gene encoding uncharacterized protein LOC107823760 isoform X2, whose translation MATDASPKFQQPDLISIPQPSDFHPDIIVSPAHDGLQFWQFMIAGSVAGMVEHMAMFPVDTIKTQMQAIGSCPIKSISIRQAFRSIVQTEGIAGLYRGIGAMALGAGPAHAVYFSVYENCKKRFSCGNPNNSAAHAISGVFATVASDAVFTPMDMVKQRLQLSSSPYKGVLDCVKRVLNEEGFRAFYASYGTTVLMNAPYTAVHFATYEAVKKGLTEVSPENASDERLIVHATAGAAAGASAALVTTPLDVVKTQLQCQVCSSDKPWLCLTIAHLTFNQANSE comes from the exons ATGGCCACCGATGCCTCCCCCAAATTTCAACAACCAGACCTTATATCCATCCCTCAGCCATCCGATTTCCATCCTGATATTATAGTATCGCCGGCACACGATGGGCTTCAGTTTTGGCAATTCATGATTGCGGGCTCTGTAGCTGGTATGGTGGAACACATGGCCATGTTCCCAGTTGATACAATCAAGACCCAAATGCAAGCCATTGGTTCTTGCCCTATCAAGTCCATTAGCATCCGTCAGGCTTTTCGGTCCATTGTTCAAACTGAAGGCATTGCTGGACTTTACCGTGGCATTGGAGCGATGGCTCTTGGTGCTGGTCCAGCTCATGCGGTTTATTTCTCTGTTTATGAGAATTGTAAGAAGAGATTTTCCTGTGGAAATCCAAATAATTCTGCAGCCCATGCCATTTCGGGGGTTTTCGCGACAGTTGCTAGTGATGCTGTGTTTACTCCAATGGATATGGTGAAGCAGAGGTTGCAGTTGAGCAGTAGTCCTTATAAGGGAGTGTTGGATTGTGTGAAGAGGGTTTTGAATGAGGAAGGGTTTAGGGCATTTTATGCGTCCTATGGGACTACGGTTCTAATGAATGCTCCATATACAGCTGTGCACTTTGCTACGTATGAGGCTGTCAAGAAGGGTTTAACGGAGGTATCGCCGGAGAATGCCAGCGATGAACGATTAATAGTTCATGCTACTGCTGGGGCAGCAGCTGGTGCTTCCGCGGCATTGGTTACGACGCCTCTTGATGTTGTGAAGACACAATTGCAGTGTCAG GTTTGCTCCTCTGACAAGCCTTGGTTATGTCTCACCATAGCTCACTTGACCTTTAACCAAGCCAACAGCGAGTGA
- the LOC107832094 gene encoding uncharacterized protein LOC107832094 — protein MMRDFTKNKELVKCGITRFATSFLTLQRLHGQKTNLRAMFTSDKWGISRWSKLPKGKSVAHTVLMTTFWYQVVYILKIMGPLVKVLRLADNEKKPAIGYIYKAMDRAKEAIAKAFDGNIAKYKDIFKIIDERWQCQLHHPLHAAGHYLNPEYFYQNSAIENCREVTDGLYACIEKLVPSTEVQDKIISEIPLYTKAEQQFGLPIAKRSRTTRSPGN, from the coding sequence ATGATGAGAGATTTCACAAAAAATAAAGAGTTGGTGAAATGTGGGATTACTCGATTTGCAACAAGTTTTCTGACTTTGCAACGGTTGCATGGTCAAAAAACTAATTTGCGAGCAATGTTTACATCTGACAAATGGGGGATTAGTAGATGGTCCAAGTTACCAAAGGGCAAAAGTGTAGCTCATACCGTCTTGATGACAACATTCTGGTACCAGGTTgtgtatattttaaaaataatgggGCCTCTTGTTAAAGTGTTGCGATTAGCTGATAATGAGAAAAAACCTGCAATAGGGTATATTTATAAAGCCATGGATAGAGCTAAGGAGGCTATTGCAAAGGCATTTGACGGGAATATTGCAAAGTATAAAGATATCTTTAAGATTATTGATGAAAGATGGCAATGCCAATTGCATCATCCATTACATGCAGCTGGACATTATCTAAATCCAGAGTACTTCTATCAAAATTCAGCAATTGAAAATTGTAGAGAAGTAACAGATGGGTTGTATGCTTGTATTGAAAAATTGGTTCCAAGCACTGAAGTACAAGACAAGATTATATCTGAGATACCACTGTACACTAAAGCTGAACAACAATTTGGCCTTCCGATTGCAAAAAGATCTAGAACGACAAGATCTCCTGGTAACTGA